In Solenopsis invicta isolate M01_SB chromosome 13, UNIL_Sinv_3.0, whole genome shotgun sequence, one DNA window encodes the following:
- the LOC105203239 gene encoding allatostatin-A receptor isoform X1, protein MKPEIANASDALLNCSTQFTSLTDDVEACRQHEFEYELVHSIVVVVVPLFFGIIGILGLAGNSLVVLVVAANPGMRSTTNILIINLAVADLLFVIFCIPFTATDFVLPYWPFGNVWCKIVQYLIIVTAYASVYTLVLMSLDRYLAVVHPIASMTWRTENHAILAICVAWVVILALCTPALVIHGEIRYVFQEVESPSENLTVCRILEQYDWTSFQVSFFLTSYVLPLVLIVIFYMSMLAKLWRGARVSAESRRGRRRVTRLVFVVVGVFAACWCPIQVILVSKSLDVYPLTTATVMVQIVSHILAYTNSCINPFLYAFLSDNFRKAFRKIIYCRPRMEHNNRLGPATRTTRAASTGDIL, encoded by the exons ATGAAACCGGAAATCGCGAACGCGAGCGACGCGCTGCTTAATTGCAGCACGCAATTCACTTCGCTTACGGACGATGTCGAGGCCTGTAGGCAACACGAATTCGAATACGAACTGGTGCACAGTAtcgtggtggtggtggtgccaTTATTCTTCGGCATAATCGGAATCCTCGGACTCGCCGGGAATTCGCTGGTGGTCTTGGTGGTGGCGGCGAATCCAGGAATGAGGTCGACCACGAACATCCTCATCATCAACCTCGCCGTGGCTGATCTGCTGTTCGTCATATTTTGTATACCGTTCACGGCCACTGACTTCGTACTGCCGTACTGGCCGTTCGGCAATGTCTGGTGCAAAATCGTCCAGTATTTAATCATCGTCACCGCTTACGCGAGCGTTTACACCCTGGTCCTCATGAGTCTCGACAG GTATCTAGCGGTAGTCCATCCGATTGCGTCGATGACCTGGAGGACGGAGAATCACGCCATACTGGCGATCTGCGTCGCGTGGGTGGTGATCCTGGCGTTGTGCACACCCGCTCTCGTGATCCACGGCGAG ATTCGCTACGTGTTCCAGGAAGTGGAAAGCCCGTCGGAGAATCTGACAGTCTGCCGGATTCTGGAGCAGTACGATTGGACCTCCTTCCAGGTGTCCTTCTTTCTAACGAGCTACGTGTTGCCCCTGGTGCTGATAGTCATTTTTTACATGTCTATGCTGGCCAAGCTgtggcgcggcgcgcgcgtcAGCGCCGAGAGCCGACGCGGGAGGAGACGGGTCACCAGGCTCGTCTTCGTCGTTGTTGGCGTGTTCGCCGCCTGCTGGTGCCCTATACAG GTGATACTGGTGAGCAAGTCCCTGGACGTGTACCCGCTCACTACGGCGACGGTAATGGTGCAGATAGTCAGTCATATCTTGGCCTATACCAACAGCTGCATTAATCCCTTTCTGTATGCCTTCTTGAGCGACAACTTCCGCAAAGCCTTCCGAAAGATCATTTATTGCAGGCCACGGATGGAGCATAACAATCGACTGGGACCAGCGACGAGAACCACGAGAGCTGCCAGTACCGGCGATATTCTTTAG
- the LOC105203239 gene encoding allatostatin-A receptor isoform X2: MKPEIANASDALLNCSTQFTSLTDDVEACRQHEFEYELVHSIVVVVVPLFFGIIGILGLAGNSLVVLVVAANPGMRSTTNILIINLAVADLLFVIFCIPFTATDFVLPYWPFGNVWCKIVQYLIIVTAYASVYTLVLMSLDRYLAVVHPIASMTWRTENHAILAICVAWVVILALCTPALVIHGEEVESPSENLTVCRILEQYDWTSFQVSFFLTSYVLPLVLIVIFYMSMLAKLWRGARVSAESRRGRRRVTRLVFVVVGVFAACWCPIQVILVSKSLDVYPLTTATVMVQIVSHILAYTNSCINPFLYAFLSDNFRKAFRKIIYCRPRMEHNNRLGPATRTTRAASTGDIL; this comes from the exons ATGAAACCGGAAATCGCGAACGCGAGCGACGCGCTGCTTAATTGCAGCACGCAATTCACTTCGCTTACGGACGATGTCGAGGCCTGTAGGCAACACGAATTCGAATACGAACTGGTGCACAGTAtcgtggtggtggtggtgccaTTATTCTTCGGCATAATCGGAATCCTCGGACTCGCCGGGAATTCGCTGGTGGTCTTGGTGGTGGCGGCGAATCCAGGAATGAGGTCGACCACGAACATCCTCATCATCAACCTCGCCGTGGCTGATCTGCTGTTCGTCATATTTTGTATACCGTTCACGGCCACTGACTTCGTACTGCCGTACTGGCCGTTCGGCAATGTCTGGTGCAAAATCGTCCAGTATTTAATCATCGTCACCGCTTACGCGAGCGTTTACACCCTGGTCCTCATGAGTCTCGACAG GTATCTAGCGGTAGTCCATCCGATTGCGTCGATGACCTGGAGGACGGAGAATCACGCCATACTGGCGATCTGCGTCGCGTGGGTGGTGATCCTGGCGTTGTGCACACCCGCTCTCGTGATCCACGGCGAG GAAGTGGAAAGCCCGTCGGAGAATCTGACAGTCTGCCGGATTCTGGAGCAGTACGATTGGACCTCCTTCCAGGTGTCCTTCTTTCTAACGAGCTACGTGTTGCCCCTGGTGCTGATAGTCATTTTTTACATGTCTATGCTGGCCAAGCTgtggcgcggcgcgcgcgtcAGCGCCGAGAGCCGACGCGGGAGGAGACGGGTCACCAGGCTCGTCTTCGTCGTTGTTGGCGTGTTCGCCGCCTGCTGGTGCCCTATACAG GTGATACTGGTGAGCAAGTCCCTGGACGTGTACCCGCTCACTACGGCGACGGTAATGGTGCAGATAGTCAGTCATATCTTGGCCTATACCAACAGCTGCATTAATCCCTTTCTGTATGCCTTCTTGAGCGACAACTTCCGCAAAGCCTTCCGAAAGATCATTTATTGCAGGCCACGGATGGAGCATAACAATCGACTGGGACCAGCGACGAGAACCACGAGAGCTGCCAGTACCGGCGATATTCTTTAG